One genomic window of Camelina sativa cultivar DH55 chromosome 5, Cs, whole genome shotgun sequence includes the following:
- the LOC104788146 gene encoding aspartyl protease family protein 2-like isoform X3 encodes MLSKQSFILCLIFFFVTAFSGDSRGLSGNNEQKNISGFSGIDFPNPMRFGSVSSSTSNDCGFSSPENKPTKERTGENKTVKFHLKRRETTPNHETEKTRTNSVLELNFRDLTRIQTLHKRVLEKKNQNAAKKQKKKNKQVVTSPVVSSPVDEHQSGQLVATLESGMTLGSGEYFMDVLVGSPPKHFSLILDTGSDLNWIQCLPCYDCFQQNGAFYDPKASASYKNITCNDPRCNLVSSPDDSPKPCKSYNQSCPYYYWYGDSSNTTGDFALETFTVNLTTSGGSSELYNVENMMFGCGHWNRGLFHGAAGLLGLGRGPLSFSSQLQSLYGHSFSYCLVDRNSDTNVSSKLIFGEDKDLLSHPNLNFTSFVAEKENLVDTFYYVHIKSILVGGEVLNIPEETWNISSDGGGGTIIDSGTTLSYFAEPAYEFIKNKIAEKAKGKYPVYRDFTILDPCFNMSGIENVQLPELGIAFADGAVWNFPTENSFIWLTEDLVCLAILGTPKSAFSIIGNYQQQNFHILYDTKRSRLGSIVEWEQ; translated from the exons ATGTTGTCCAAACAAAGTTTCATTCTTtgtcttattttctttttcgtcACAGCATTTTCCGGCGACTCAAGAGGACTCTCCGGTAACAATGAGCAAAAGAACATCTCAGGCTTTTCTGGGATTGACTTCCCAAATCCGATGCGCTTcggctctgtttcttcttcaacaagcAACGACTGCGGCTTCTCTTCCCCTGAGAACAAACCCACCAAGGAACGCACCGGAGAAAACAAGACGGTGAAGTTTCACTTAAAGCGCCGGGAGACGACTCCTAACCACGAAACAGAGAAGACAAGAACAAATTCTGTTCTTGAGCTCAATTTCCGAGATCTCACAAGAATCCAGACGCTTCACAAAAgggttttggagaagaagaaccaaaacgctgcgaagaagcagaagaagaagaataaacaaGTCGTTACCTCTCCGGTGGTTTCTTCTCCAGTGGATGAGCATCAATCTGGTCAGTTGGTGGCTACACTTGAGTCCGGTATGACTCTTGGTTCCGGCGAGTACTTTATGGACGTGTTGGTTGGCTCGCCACCAAAACACTTCTCCTTGATTCTTGACACAGGGAGTGACCTAAACTGGATTCAATGCTTGCCTTGCTACGACTGTTTCCAGCAAAACGGTGCGTTTTATGACCCTAAAGCCTCTGCTTCTTACAAGAACATAACTTGCAATGACCCAAGATGCAACCTAGTCTCATCACCTGATGACTCTCCAAAGCCCTgcaaatcatataaccaatcaTGCCCTTACTACTACTGGTATGGGGATAGCTCCAACACCACTGGGGACTTTGCACTCGAGACTTTCACCGTTAATCTCACGACAAGTGGAGGGAGCTCCGAGTTGTATAATGTCGAAAACATGATGTTCGGTTGTGGTCATTGGAACCGAGGTCTCTTCCACGGTGCTGCAGGCTTGCTTGGATTAGGAAGAGGCCCGCTTTCGTTTTCCTCGCAGCTTCAGTCTCTTTATGGTCACTCCTTCTCTTATTGCCTTGTCGATAGAAACAGCGACACCAACGTTAGTAGCAAGTTAATTTTTGGGGAAGACAAGGATTTGTTGAGCCACCCGAATCTAAACTTCACTTCTTTTGTCGCCGAGAAAGAAAACCTCGTCGACACATTTTACTACGTACATATCAAATCCATTCTAGTCGGGGGAGAAGTTCTAAACATACCTGAAGAGACATGGAATATCTCATCAGATGGAGGTGGAGGAACGATCATAGATTCGGGTACAACCTTGAGTTACTTTGCAGAGCCTGCATATGAATTCATCAAGAACAAGATTGCAGAGAAAGCAAAAGGGAAGTACCCTGTCTATAGAGATTTCACAATCCTAGATCCTTGCTTCAACATGTCTGGCATTGAAAACGTTCAGCTGCCAGAGCTTGGGATTGCATTTGCAGATGGCGCGGTTTGGAACTTCCCCACCGAGAATTCTTTCATATGGTTGACTGAAGATTTGGTTTGCTTAGCAATTCTTGGAACTCCTAAATCAGCCTTTTCAATCATAGGAAACTACCAGCAGCAGAACTTTCATATACTCTATGATACAAAGAGGTCGAGGCTCGG GTCAATAGTGGAATGGGAACAATAG
- the LOC104788146 gene encoding aspartyl protease family protein 2-like isoform X1, with product MLSKQSFILCLIFFFVTAFSGDSRGLSGNNEQKNISGFSGIDFPNPMRFGSVSSSTSNDCGFSSPENKPTKERTGENKTVKFHLKRRETTPNHETEKTRTNSVLELNFRDLTRIQTLHKRVLEKKNQNAAKKQKKKNKQVVTSPVVSSPVDEHQSGQLVATLESGMTLGSGEYFMDVLVGSPPKHFSLILDTGSDLNWIQCLPCYDCFQQNGAFYDPKASASYKNITCNDPRCNLVSSPDDSPKPCKSYNQSCPYYYWYGDSSNTTGDFALETFTVNLTTSGGSSELYNVENMMFGCGHWNRGLFHGAAGLLGLGRGPLSFSSQLQSLYGHSFSYCLVDRNSDTNVSSKLIFGEDKDLLSHPNLNFTSFVAEKENLVDTFYYVHIKSILVGGEVLNIPEETWNISSDGGGGTIIDSGTTLSYFAEPAYEFIKNKIAEKAKGKYPVYRDFTILDPCFNMSGIENVQLPELGIAFADGAVWNFPTENSFIWLTEDLVCLAILGTPKSAFSIIGNYQQQNFHILYDTKRSRLGTMVKVVIFAIAKGQ from the exons ATGTTGTCCAAACAAAGTTTCATTCTTtgtcttattttctttttcgtcACAGCATTTTCCGGCGACTCAAGAGGACTCTCCGGTAACAATGAGCAAAAGAACATCTCAGGCTTTTCTGGGATTGACTTCCCAAATCCGATGCGCTTcggctctgtttcttcttcaacaagcAACGACTGCGGCTTCTCTTCCCCTGAGAACAAACCCACCAAGGAACGCACCGGAGAAAACAAGACGGTGAAGTTTCACTTAAAGCGCCGGGAGACGACTCCTAACCACGAAACAGAGAAGACAAGAACAAATTCTGTTCTTGAGCTCAATTTCCGAGATCTCACAAGAATCCAGACGCTTCACAAAAgggttttggagaagaagaaccaaaacgctgcgaagaagcagaagaagaagaataaacaaGTCGTTACCTCTCCGGTGGTTTCTTCTCCAGTGGATGAGCATCAATCTGGTCAGTTGGTGGCTACACTTGAGTCCGGTATGACTCTTGGTTCCGGCGAGTACTTTATGGACGTGTTGGTTGGCTCGCCACCAAAACACTTCTCCTTGATTCTTGACACAGGGAGTGACCTAAACTGGATTCAATGCTTGCCTTGCTACGACTGTTTCCAGCAAAACGGTGCGTTTTATGACCCTAAAGCCTCTGCTTCTTACAAGAACATAACTTGCAATGACCCAAGATGCAACCTAGTCTCATCACCTGATGACTCTCCAAAGCCCTgcaaatcatataaccaatcaTGCCCTTACTACTACTGGTATGGGGATAGCTCCAACACCACTGGGGACTTTGCACTCGAGACTTTCACCGTTAATCTCACGACAAGTGGAGGGAGCTCCGAGTTGTATAATGTCGAAAACATGATGTTCGGTTGTGGTCATTGGAACCGAGGTCTCTTCCACGGTGCTGCAGGCTTGCTTGGATTAGGAAGAGGCCCGCTTTCGTTTTCCTCGCAGCTTCAGTCTCTTTATGGTCACTCCTTCTCTTATTGCCTTGTCGATAGAAACAGCGACACCAACGTTAGTAGCAAGTTAATTTTTGGGGAAGACAAGGATTTGTTGAGCCACCCGAATCTAAACTTCACTTCTTTTGTCGCCGAGAAAGAAAACCTCGTCGACACATTTTACTACGTACATATCAAATCCATTCTAGTCGGGGGAGAAGTTCTAAACATACCTGAAGAGACATGGAATATCTCATCAGATGGAGGTGGAGGAACGATCATAGATTCGGGTACAACCTTGAGTTACTTTGCAGAGCCTGCATATGAATTCATCAAGAACAAGATTGCAGAGAAAGCAAAAGGGAAGTACCCTGTCTATAGAGATTTCACAATCCTAGATCCTTGCTTCAACATGTCTGGCATTGAAAACGTTCAGCTGCCAGAGCTTGGGATTGCATTTGCAGATGGCGCGGTTTGGAACTTCCCCACCGAGAATTCTTTCATATGGTTGACTGAAGATTTGGTTTGCTTAGCAATTCTTGGAACTCCTAAATCAGCCTTTTCAATCATAGGAAACTACCAGCAGCAGAACTTTCATATACTCTATGATACAAAGAGGTCGAGGCTCGG AACCATGGTAAAAGTTGTAATCTTTGCAATTGCCAAAGGTCAATAG
- the LOC104788146 gene encoding aspartyl protease family protein 2-like isoform X2 — MLSKQSFILCLIFFFVTAFSGDSRGLSGNNEQKNISGFSGIDFPNPMRFGSVSSSTSNDCGFSSPENKPTKERTGENKTVKFHLKRRETTPNHETEKTRTNSVLELNFRDLTRIQTLHKRVLEKKNQNAAKKQKKKNKQVVTSPVVSSPVDEHQSGQLVATLESGMTLGSGEYFMDVLVGSPPKHFSLILDTGSDLNWIQCLPCYDCFQQNGAFYDPKASASYKNITCNDPRCNLVSSPDDSPKPCKSYNQSCPYYYWYGDSSNTTGDFALETFTVNLTTSGGSSELYNVENMMFGCGHWNRGLFHGAAGLLGLGRGPLSFSSQLQSLYGHSFSYCLVDRNSDTNVSSKLIFGEDKDLLSHPNLNFTSFVAEKENLVDTFYYVHIKSILVGGEVLNIPEETWNISSDGGGGTIIDSGTTLSYFAEPAYEFIKNKIAEKAKGKYPVYRDFTILDPCFNMSGIENVQLPELGIAFADGAVWNFPTENSFIWLTEDLVCLAILGTPKSAFSIIGNYQQQNFHILYDTKRSRLGYAPTKCADI, encoded by the coding sequence ATGTTGTCCAAACAAAGTTTCATTCTTtgtcttattttctttttcgtcACAGCATTTTCCGGCGACTCAAGAGGACTCTCCGGTAACAATGAGCAAAAGAACATCTCAGGCTTTTCTGGGATTGACTTCCCAAATCCGATGCGCTTcggctctgtttcttcttcaacaagcAACGACTGCGGCTTCTCTTCCCCTGAGAACAAACCCACCAAGGAACGCACCGGAGAAAACAAGACGGTGAAGTTTCACTTAAAGCGCCGGGAGACGACTCCTAACCACGAAACAGAGAAGACAAGAACAAATTCTGTTCTTGAGCTCAATTTCCGAGATCTCACAAGAATCCAGACGCTTCACAAAAgggttttggagaagaagaaccaaaacgctgcgaagaagcagaagaagaagaataaacaaGTCGTTACCTCTCCGGTGGTTTCTTCTCCAGTGGATGAGCATCAATCTGGTCAGTTGGTGGCTACACTTGAGTCCGGTATGACTCTTGGTTCCGGCGAGTACTTTATGGACGTGTTGGTTGGCTCGCCACCAAAACACTTCTCCTTGATTCTTGACACAGGGAGTGACCTAAACTGGATTCAATGCTTGCCTTGCTACGACTGTTTCCAGCAAAACGGTGCGTTTTATGACCCTAAAGCCTCTGCTTCTTACAAGAACATAACTTGCAATGACCCAAGATGCAACCTAGTCTCATCACCTGATGACTCTCCAAAGCCCTgcaaatcatataaccaatcaTGCCCTTACTACTACTGGTATGGGGATAGCTCCAACACCACTGGGGACTTTGCACTCGAGACTTTCACCGTTAATCTCACGACAAGTGGAGGGAGCTCCGAGTTGTATAATGTCGAAAACATGATGTTCGGTTGTGGTCATTGGAACCGAGGTCTCTTCCACGGTGCTGCAGGCTTGCTTGGATTAGGAAGAGGCCCGCTTTCGTTTTCCTCGCAGCTTCAGTCTCTTTATGGTCACTCCTTCTCTTATTGCCTTGTCGATAGAAACAGCGACACCAACGTTAGTAGCAAGTTAATTTTTGGGGAAGACAAGGATTTGTTGAGCCACCCGAATCTAAACTTCACTTCTTTTGTCGCCGAGAAAGAAAACCTCGTCGACACATTTTACTACGTACATATCAAATCCATTCTAGTCGGGGGAGAAGTTCTAAACATACCTGAAGAGACATGGAATATCTCATCAGATGGAGGTGGAGGAACGATCATAGATTCGGGTACAACCTTGAGTTACTTTGCAGAGCCTGCATATGAATTCATCAAGAACAAGATTGCAGAGAAAGCAAAAGGGAAGTACCCTGTCTATAGAGATTTCACAATCCTAGATCCTTGCTTCAACATGTCTGGCATTGAAAACGTTCAGCTGCCAGAGCTTGGGATTGCATTTGCAGATGGCGCGGTTTGGAACTTCCCCACCGAGAATTCTTTCATATGGTTGACTGAAGATTTGGTTTGCTTAGCAATTCTTGGAACTCCTAAATCAGCCTTTTCAATCATAGGAAACTACCAGCAGCAGAACTTTCATATACTCTATGATACAAAGAGGTCGAGGCTCGGGTATGCACCTACAAAGTGTGCTGATATATAG
- the LOC104788147 gene encoding tobamovirus multiplication protein 1-like isoform X1: MTIVATLFESTKHNNKCYAPSFIVVNLCLAFIDAALAFIAFLQLSRFHRRNKQVGWTRQKVLHLMIGSSNTGSVIYFVAAIVATCTRWHHWSNALGFLLMAFPKILFLATFLLLLSFWVDVCHQGNGEEDDDDDEETSIQQVLLEKSKSKPGSSNASDRRKCCSFHGIHVGTRQKFVVAAVVLVFILMISFAILIWIASGKNPINASVLAQVYVDIFAAIIIITGGGICFYGLRLLFNLRKVRSEQVSSEMRKVSGLAGVSVVCFTVSSLIALLTHIPLFYHWNPSKLHGIKALVLLIIYYFIGSTVPLAFVLWVLRELPPQNMVTRQEEPRRITYVNYETARQPPQQWASTTVSKNQVSKASPI, translated from the exons ATGACGATCGTAGCTACGCTTTTCGAATCAACCAAGCATAATAATAAATGCTATGCTCCAAGCTTCATCGTTGTCAATCTCTGTCTCGCTTTTATCGATGCCGCACTTGCTTTCATCGCATTCCTTCAG TTATCTCGATTTCACAGGCGGAATAAACAAGTTGGATGGACACGGCAAAAA GTGCTTCATCTTATGATTGGCTCTTCAAACACAG GTTCTGTTATTTATTTCGTGGCTGCGATTGTAGCGACTTGCACAAGGTGGCATCATTGGTCCAACGCATTAGGTTTTCTACTTATGG CCTTTCCCAAAATTCTGTTTCTGGCaacttttcttctgcttctctctTTCTG GGTAGATGTTTGCCATCAGGGAAATggagaggaggatgatgatgacgatgaagaaACTAGTATCCAGCAAGTGTTACTTGAAAAAAGCAAGAGCAAGCCAGGTTCTTCGAATGCAAGTGATCGTAGAAAGTGTTGCTCTTTTCATGGAATTCATGTTGGCACCCGGCAGAAGTTTGTTGTTGCG GCGGTTGTTCTTGTTTTCATCTTAATGATATCATTTGCAATCCTTATTTGGATTGCTTCCGGAAAGAATCCTATCAATGCTTCAGTATTGGCTCAG GTGTATGTTGATATTTTTGCTGCAATAATCATTATTACGGGGGGAGGAATATGCTTCTATG GCCTGCGTCTGCTCTTTAATCTAAGGAAGGTGCGGTCTGAACAGGTTTCATCGGAGATGCGAAAG GTATCGGGTTTAGCAGGCGTTTCAGTTGTTTGCTTCACCGTTAGCTCTTTAATCGCTCTTCTCACACACATTCCG CTCTTCTATCATTGGAACCCAAGCAAATTACACGGCATCAAAGCATTGGTTCTTCTGATCATATACTATTTCATAG GCTCCACAGTACCATTGGCTTTCGTTCTATGGGTTTTGCGGGAGTTACCTCCTCAAAACATGGTGACTAGACAAGAAGAACCCAGAAGAATAACTTATGTTAACTATGAAACTGCAAGGCAGCCTCCCCAGCAATGGGCCTCCACAACAGTGTCGAAAAATCAG GTTTCTAAGGCAAGTCCTATATGA
- the LOC104788147 gene encoding tobamovirus multiplication protein 1-like isoform X2 encodes MLQASSLSISVSLLSMPHLLSSHSFRFILSASCFQLSRFHRRNKQVGWTRQKVLHLMIGSSNTGSVIYFVAAIVATCTRWHHWSNALGFLLMAFPKILFLATFLLLLSFWVDVCHQGNGEEDDDDDEETSIQQVLLEKSKSKPGSSNASDRRKCCSFHGIHVGTRQKFVVAAVVLVFILMISFAILIWIASGKNPINASVLAQVYVDIFAAIIIITGGGICFYGLRLLFNLRKVRSEQVSSEMRKVSGLAGVSVVCFTVSSLIALLTHIPLFYHWNPSKLHGIKALVLLIIYYFIGSTVPLAFVLWVLRELPPQNMVTRQEEPRRITYVNYETARQPPQQWASTTVSKNQVSKASPI; translated from the exons ATGCTCCAAGCTTCATCGTTGTCAATCTCTGTCTCGCTTTTATCGATGCCGCACTTGCTTTCATCGCATTCCTTCAGG TTTATCTTGTCTGCCTCCTGCTTTCAGTTATCTCGATTTCACAGGCGGAATAAACAAGTTGGATGGACACGGCAAAAA GTGCTTCATCTTATGATTGGCTCTTCAAACACAG GTTCTGTTATTTATTTCGTGGCTGCGATTGTAGCGACTTGCACAAGGTGGCATCATTGGTCCAACGCATTAGGTTTTCTACTTATGG CCTTTCCCAAAATTCTGTTTCTGGCaacttttcttctgcttctctctTTCTG GGTAGATGTTTGCCATCAGGGAAATggagaggaggatgatgatgacgatgaagaaACTAGTATCCAGCAAGTGTTACTTGAAAAAAGCAAGAGCAAGCCAGGTTCTTCGAATGCAAGTGATCGTAGAAAGTGTTGCTCTTTTCATGGAATTCATGTTGGCACCCGGCAGAAGTTTGTTGTTGCG GCGGTTGTTCTTGTTTTCATCTTAATGATATCATTTGCAATCCTTATTTGGATTGCTTCCGGAAAGAATCCTATCAATGCTTCAGTATTGGCTCAG GTGTATGTTGATATTTTTGCTGCAATAATCATTATTACGGGGGGAGGAATATGCTTCTATG GCCTGCGTCTGCTCTTTAATCTAAGGAAGGTGCGGTCTGAACAGGTTTCATCGGAGATGCGAAAG GTATCGGGTTTAGCAGGCGTTTCAGTTGTTTGCTTCACCGTTAGCTCTTTAATCGCTCTTCTCACACACATTCCG CTCTTCTATCATTGGAACCCAAGCAAATTACACGGCATCAAAGCATTGGTTCTTCTGATCATATACTATTTCATAG GCTCCACAGTACCATTGGCTTTCGTTCTATGGGTTTTGCGGGAGTTACCTCCTCAAAACATGGTGACTAGACAAGAAGAACCCAGAAGAATAACTTATGTTAACTATGAAACTGCAAGGCAGCCTCCCCAGCAATGGGCCTCCACAACAGTGTCGAAAAATCAG GTTTCTAAGGCAAGTCCTATATGA